Proteins from a genomic interval of Gadus morhua chromosome 21, gadMor3.0, whole genome shotgun sequence:
- the slc22a16 gene encoding solute carrier family 22 member 16, which translates to MSVERIFDELGHFKRFQACLYFAAVFQAIACGIHYLASVFLVETPNFVCGAPANITDVLYGNVSGTALEDVLPSFNDAYSYLAVKTSTGDQWELGRCQSALRVNPTDFLSYEFDGDKTTIVCEQKFVFDHSQVIQSIVTDWNLVCDEEWLAQLCQPTFMIGVMIGALVFGDIADRVGRVKILMVTSSCQFVLGVLVAFSPNYYWFLAIRFVLAMVSSGYLVVVFVYVTEFTGTKVRTWTSMHVHAAFAVGIMVVSLIGYLVRTWWIYQIVLSLVTSPFLFFCWKFPETPFYLMAKGRLREAQALLERIASTNGLECRLRAEDLLEPEDKGASDLLEKRDGGEKQEEGQKEAEEKEGEEGQAKAAEKKLSILDLFGSWRMAGRTIIVWAIWFIGSLGYYVFSLGSVNLGGNQYLNLFLAGAVEIPSYLVGSYAMDRVGRKKTCAPGLILAGVACMLMIVVPSDIHWLVTLLSMIGKFSIAIAFGLIYLYTCELYPTIIRSLAVGSGSMMCRVGSVVAPYCVYLADYWIHLPQLIVGILAFIFGVLTLMLPETLGQPLTTSLEEAQNLGVNAKKKSSPKDSKDPENGLEMAQQRL; encoded by the exons ATGAGCGTGGAGCGGATATTTGATGAGCTCGGACACTTCAAGAG GTTCCAGGCGTGTCTGTACTTCGCAGCGGTCTTCCAGGCCATCGCGTGTGGGATCCACTATCTCGCCTCGGTGTTTCTCGTCGAGACCCCCAACTTTGTGTGCGGTGCGCCCGCCAACATCACCGACGTCCTATACGGTAACGTCTCGGGAACCGCTCTAGAAGACGTCCTACCCTCCTTCAATGATGCCTACAGCTACCTGGCGGTCAAGACCTCCACGGGGGACCAATGGGAACTCGGCCGGTGCCAGAGCGCATTGCGCGTCAACCCCACGGACTTCCTTAGCTATGAATTCGATGGCGACAAAACGACGATAGTCTGCGAGCAGAAGTTCGTCTTCGACCACAGCCAGGTAATACAAAGCATCGTGACCGACTGGAACCTGGTGTGTGATGAGGAATGGCTGGCCCAGCTGTGCCAGCCCACCTTCATGATCGGCGTGATGATCGGCGCGCTCGTGTTTGGGGATATCGCCGATAG gGTCGGCCGTGTAAAGATTCTCATGGTCACCAGCTCGTGCCAGTTTGTGTTAGGGGTGCTGGTTGCATTCTCCCCAAACTACTACTGGTTCCTAGCCATTCGCTTCGTCCTTGCCATG GTGTCCAGTGGctacctggtggtggtgtttgtctACGTGACCGAGTTCACCGGCACCAAGGTGCGCACGTGGACCTCCATGCACGTGCACGCCGCCTTCGCCGTGGGCATCATGGTGGTGTCGCTGATCGGCTACCTGGTGCGCACGTGGTGGATCTACCAGATCGTCCTCTCCCTCGTCACCTcgcccttcctcttcttctgctggAAGTTCCCCGAGACGCCCTTCTACCTCATGGCCAAGGGCCGCCTGCGAGAGGCCCAGGCTCTGCTGGAGCGCATCGCCAGCACCAACGGCCTGGAGTGCCGGCTGAGGGCGGAGGACCTCCTGGAGCCCGAGGACAAGGGCGCCAGCGACCTGCTGGAGAAGAGGGACGGCGgggagaagcaggaggaagggcagaaggaggcagaggagaaggagggagaggaggggcaggCCAAGGCAGCGGAGAAGAAGCTGTCCATCCTGGATCTGTTTGGCAGCTGGAGGATGGCGGGCCGAACCATCATCGTGTGGGCCATCTGGTTCATCGGCAGCCTGGGATACTACGTCTTCTCCCTGGGCTCCGTCAACCTGGGGGGCAACCAGTACCTCAATCTCTTCCTCGCCg GGGCCGTGGAGATCCCGTCGTACCTGGTGGGGAGCTACGCCATGGACCGCGTGGGCAGGAAGAAGACCTGCGCCCCAGGCCTGATTCTGGCCGGGGTAGCCTGCATGCTCATGATCGTAGTCCCTTCT GACATCCATTGGCTGGTGACCTTACTCAGTATGATCGGGAAGTTTTCCATCGCCATCGCCTTTGGTCTGATTTACCTGTACACCTGTGAGCTTTACCCGACCATCATCAG GTCCCTGGCTGTGGGGAGCGGCAGCATGATGTGTCGTGTGGGCAGTGTGGTGGCCCCCTACTGCGTCTACCTGGCGGACTACTGGATCCACCTTCCTCAG ttGATAGTGGGAATCCTGGCATTCATCTTTGGTGTGTTGACACTGATGTTGCCCGAGACCCTTGGCCAGCCACTTACCACCAGCCTGGAGGAGGCTCAGAACCTGGGGGTCAACGCCAAGAAGAAGAGCTCACCTAAGGACAGCAAAGACCCTGAGAATGGGCTGGAGATGGCGCAGCAGCGTCTCTAG